Proteins encoded by one window of Lathyrus oleraceus cultivar Zhongwan6 chromosome 1, CAAS_Psat_ZW6_1.0, whole genome shotgun sequence:
- the LOC127106480 gene encoding uncharacterized protein LOC127106480, whose product MDKPSSSSPKKKKTRGVTALLRFIAKLPDGEKYQIDFDPDTFQPIGQYAAKFKSYLSFIARSKVSINEKQWKKISDKLKDVIWDDITCKFTCPTDKEFRKHWFVYMGERLKQFKTLLSNVYIFGKGDKHGNTTPFEKYKFIKEEDWDLFVQTRQKEDFQEKRLKGKTHASKNIHPHILSRGGYEKLRATVMEERRKKVIEEAKGDESLMVDPPELKRYEAWLMARQKPLGNFTSEVTNLVASKIVSNKRFIDKFKFHS is encoded by the exons ATGGATAAACCATCTAGCTCTTCACCAAAAAAAAAGAAGACTAGAGGTGTCACAGCATTGCTACGTTTCATTGCCAAACTTCCTGATGGTGAAAAATACCAAATTGATTTTGATCCTGATACCTTCCAACCCATTGGTCAGTATGCTGCAAAGTTTAAAAGTTATTTGTCATTCATTGCACGTAGCAAGGTTAGTATAAATGAAAAGCAATGGAAAAAGATAAGCGATAAGTTGAAGGACGTGATATGGGACGATATCACG TGTAAGTTCACTTGCCCCACTGATAAAGAATTTAGGAAGCATTGGTTTGTTTATATGGGGGAACGATTGAAGCAATTTAAGACATTGCTCTCAAATGTCTATATATTTGGGAAAGGAGATAAGCATGGAAATACAACTCCATTTGAAAAGTATAAATTTATCAAAGAAGAAGATTGGGATTTGTTTGTCCAGACTCGACAAAAAGAAGATTTTCAA GAGAAAAGGCTAAAAGGAAAGACACATGCATCAAAGAATATCCACCCTCATATTTTGTCTCGTGGTGGTTATGAAAAACTTAGGGCCACCGTAATGGAAGAGAGGAGGAAAAAAGTGATTGAAGAGGCCAAAGGTGATGAAAGTTTGATGGTTGACCCTCCCGAACTAAAGCGATATGAGGCATGGTTGATGGCTCGACAGAAGCCATTGGGAAATTTTACATCTGAGGTAACAAACTTAGTAGCATCTAAGATTGTAAGTAATAAAAGATTTATTGATAAATTTAAATTTCATTCATAA
- the LOC127106491 gene encoding uncharacterized protein LOC127106491: MDRSWMQKNRLSEEYKKGVLEFLKFAETNLPESNGRFHCPCAKCVNIAPLEAHIVWEHLGVNGICQNYTKWIWHGELSDAPKASPKEEFDVEMGDRLEDMIRDIGQDSFQRANIHDTLCNDSKIPLYPNCKNFTRLSAVLRLFNLKAINSWTDKSFTQLLELLKEMLPEENMLPNRAYEAKKILYPMGIEYKKIHACPNDCILYWKDNEEKEKCPKCMTSRYKKKSDDEGCDVTTKGPPAKVLWYLPIIPRFKRLFGNLNDAKNIRWHAEERKCDGKIRHPADSLQWKKVDTLFPDFGIEPRNLRLALSTDGMNPYGSLSSNHSSWPVLLIIYNLSPWLCMKRKHVMLSMMISGPKQPGNDIDVYLSPLIDDLRKLWDEGIDVFDSFSNETFKLRAMLFCTINDFPAYGNLSGYKVKGHKACPICEKDTCYHQLEKGKKTVYLGHRRFLNHNHPYRRLKKAFNGYQEYKVAPKALTGEEVYHRVRNISVSFGKKQKNITSNNIWKKCSVFFDLPYWSSLDVRHCIDVMHVEKNVCDSVIGTLLNIQGKTKDGLNSRLDMVKMKIREELAPQPRGNKTYLPPACHTLSKEEKRKFCQCLQGVKVPNGYSSNVKSLVSIQDLKLIGLKSHDCHILMQQLLPVAIRGILPKNVRHAITRLCLFFNDICNKVIDPDKLDEMENESIIILCQLEMFFPPSFFDIMVHLIVHLVREIRLCGPVYLRWMYPFERYMKILKGYVKNYYRPEASIVERYITEEAIEFCTDYLSDAKPVGLPKSRHDGRCDGKGTRLKVKHMGEGEVFQAHLYILNNTDEVHPYLSTHQTIVKAKNPRMTEKWVLKEHNRTFSKWFKTKIMNDDNASDTLKFLAYEPSFNVLCWSGYDINKFSFCTKSQDDKSTMQNSGVMITASSMHFSSSKDKNPVLASTAYFGVIEEIWELNYVKFKVPIFKCKWVNSNNGVQTDELGFTLVDLDKVGYKDEPFIMAAQAVQVFYVKDPSNTRWSVVLQRRNMNYSDENEDSTLDIDHNTSFSTQRPYFNDENEVDDVYAIRYDHQEGILEDNNK, translated from the coding sequence ATGGATCGTAGTTGGATGCAAAAAAATCGCCTATCCGAGGAGTATAAGAAAGGAGTGTTAGAGTTTTTGAAATTTGCTGAAACTAATCTTCCTGAAAGTAATGGAAGATTTCACTGTCCTTGTGCTAAGTGTGTAAATATTGCACCTTTAGAGGCTCACATCGTATGGGAACACTTAGGAGTTAACGGGATTTGTCAAAATTATACAAAGTGGATATGGCATGGTGAATTGTCTGACGCGCCAAAGGCCTCTCCTAAAGAAGAGTTTGATGTAGAGATGGGTGATCGTCTAGAAGATATGATCCGTGATATTGGACAAGACTCTTTTCAACGGGCAAATATACATGATACTCTTTGCAATGACAGTAAAATCCCTTTGTATCCAAATTGTAAAAACTTCACACGACTGTCGGCTGTGCTAAGATTGTTCAATTTGAAGGCGATTAATAGTTGGACAGATAAAAGCTTCACACAATTGTTAGAGTTGTTGAAGGAAATGTTACCGGAAGAAAACATGTTGCCGAACCGGGCCTATGAGGCAAAAAAGATATTATATCCAATGGGTATAGAATATAAGAAAATACACGCATGCCCTAATGACTGCATATTGTATTGGAAAGATAATGAAGAGAAAGAAAAATGTCCCAAGTGCATGACATCACGCTATAAGAAGAAGAGTGATGATGAAGGTTGTGATGTGACCACAAAGGGTCCTCCAGCAAAGGTGTTATGGTACCTTCCAATTATTCCAAGGTTTAAGCGATTGTTTGGTAATTTAAATGATGCGAAGAATATTAGATGGCATGCAGAAGAAAGGAAGTGTGATGGAAAAATTCGGCATCCAGCCGACTCTTTGCAATGGAAGAAGGTTGATACTTTATTTCCAGACTTTGGCATTGAACCAAGAAACCTTAGGCTTGCACTTTCTACTGATGGAATGAATCCATATGGTAGTTTAAGTAGTAACCATAGTTCATGGCCCGTTCTCTTGATTATCTATAATTTATCTCCTTGGTTGTGCATGAAGAGGAAACATGTTATGTTATCTATGATGATTTCTGGACCAAAACAACCAGGAAATGACATAGATGTTTATCTAAGCCCGTTGATTGATGACTTAAGAAAGTTGTGGGATGAAGGAATTGATGTATTTGATAGTTTTTCAAATGAAACTTTCAAATTGCGGGCTATGTTATTTTGCACCATCAATGACTTTCCAGCTTATGGTAACTTGTCTGGTTATAAAGTTAAGGGGCATAAAGCATGCCCTATATGTGAAAAAGATACATGCTACCATCAATTAGAGAAAGGAAAAAAGACTGTTTACCTTGGACACCGAAGATTTCTTAATCATAATCACCCATATCGAAGATTGAAAAAGGCTTTTAATGGATATCAGGAGTATAAAGTTGCCCCAAAGGCCTTAACTGGAGAAGAAGTCTATCATCGGGTGAGGAACATAAGTGTTAGTTTtggaaaaaaacaaaaaaatattacAAGTAATAATATATGGAAGAAGTGTTCAGTGTTCTTTGACCTTCCATATTGGTCCAGTCTTGATGTAAGACATTGTATTGATGTAATGCATGTGGAAAAAAATGTGTGTGATAGTGTAATCGGAACACTTCTTAATATTCAAGGTAAGACCAAAGATGGTTTAAATTCTCGTTTAGATATGGTTAAGATGAAAATAAGAGAGGAGTTAGCTCCTCAACCAAGAGGTAACAAAACCTATTTGCCACCGGCGTGTCATACATTGTCAAAAGAAGAGAAAAGAAAATTTTGCCAGTGTCTACAAGGTGTGAAAGTGCCAAATGGATACTCCTCAAATGTCAAAAGTCTCGTGTCAATACAAGATCTCAAACTAATTGGTTTAAAATCTCACGATTGCCACATTTTGATGCAACAACTACTACCTGTGGCTATTCGTGGCATCTTGCCAAAAAATGTCCGACATGCCATAACTAGATTGTGCTTATTCTTTAATGATATTTGTAACAAAGTGATTGACCCTGATAAATTGGACGAGATGGAAAACGAGTCAATTATTATCTTGTGTCAGTTGGAGATGTtttttcctccttcattttttGACATCATGGTTCACTTGATTGTTCATCTAGTTAGAGAGATTAGATTATGTGGTCCTGTTTATTTAAGGTGGATGTATCCTTTTGAACGATACATGAAGATATTGAAAGGCTATGTGAAGAATTATTATCGTCCTGAAGCATCTATTGTTGAAAGGTACATCACAGAAGAAGCCATTGAATTTTGTACAGACTATTTGTCAGATGCAAAACCTGTAGGACTACCCAAGTCTCGTCATGATGGAAGATGTGACGGTAAGGGTACACGTCTAAAGGTTAAGCATATGGGCGAAGGGGAAGTTTTTCAAGCACATTTGTATATATTGAATAACACTGACGAGGTTCATCCATACTTGAGTACACATCAAACCATTGTCAAAGCTAAAAACCCTCGTATGACTGAAAAATGGGTGTTGAAAGAGCATAACAGAACATTCTCAAAATGGTTTAAAACCAAGATTATGAATGATGATAATGCTTCTGATACATTAAAGTTTCTAGCATACGAGCCTAGCTTTAATGTTTTATGTTGGAGTGGGTACGATATAAATAAGTTTTCTTTTTGTACAAAATCACAGGATGACAAGAGTACCATGCAAAATAGTGGGGTAATGATAACAGCTTCTTCAATGCACTTTTCTAGTTCAAAGGATAAAAACCCTGTCTTGGCATCCACAGCTTACTTTGGCGTTATAGAAGAGATATGGGAGCTCAATTATGTTAAGTTTAAAGTTCCTATTTTTAAATGTAAATGGGTTAATAGTAACAATGGTGTGCAAACTGATGAATTAGGATTTACATTGGTGGACCTTGATAAGGTAGGATATAAGGATGAACCTTTTATCATGGCAGCTCAAGCAGTACAAGTATTTTATGTAAAGGATCCCTCGAACACTAGGTGGTCTGTTGTCCTCCAAAGAAGAAACATGAATTATAGTGATGAAAATGAAGATTCAACTCTAGACATTGATCACAATACTTCTTTTTCAACACAAAGGCCTTATTTTAATGATGAAAATGAAGTTGATGATGTTTATGCCATTCGTTATGATCATCAAGAAGGGATTTTGGAGGATAATAACAAATAA
- the LOC127136140 gene encoding uncharacterized protein LOC127136140 produces MNIDFQHKLQKHLQQQRTELQQQMQKEMQEERAQIQQGMKLLQQMQLELRSERPKEMFIKEHVESVGTSTNGSCSKVMTTEDLTKKMDASEDYLKKINNLKENSFSLDLDHETSELSVFIDRVDLNELTSGIKWLSTSILSLWCTYLHRMCISKNFNKLFGFLDPNRILVHTKPAEVIQTYIQNKLDGEPKKCYLGPLLNSNHWQLFVICPEDNIIFWFCSLNRSPKKNIKVILEGALEGYHLLRGIKKKKPNWKNIMGHQQDNGWACGYYVMKNMFDIIDACIVERFNEIFTDTSSYEKESIDHIRQLWAQFFLQKVEEQENQEKKDLMTKQKRLKKTYI; encoded by the exons ATGAATATAGATTTCCAACATAAATTACAAAAACatctccaacaacaaagaacAGAGCTCCAACAACAAATGCAAAAAGAGATGCAAGAGGAGAGAGCTCAAATCCAACAAGGAATGAAACTCCTACAACAGATGCAATTGGAGCTCCGCTCCGAGAGGCCTAAAGAGATGTTTATAAAAGAG CATGTAGAATCTGTGGGTACGAGCACTAACGGAAGTTGCTCAAAGGTTATGACTACTGAAGATTTAACTAAAAAAATGGATGCTTCTGAAGATTACCTCAAAAAGATTAACAATCTCAAGGAAAATTCATTCTCTCTAGATTTGGATCATGAAACAAGTGAACTCTCAGTTTTTATTGATAGGGTGGATCTTAATGAATTAACTTCCGGTATTAAATGGCTATCCACATCTATCTTGTCTTTATGGTGCAC ATATCTACATCGCATGTGTATCTCCAAGAATTTCAACAAACTATTTGGGTTTCTCGATCCAAATAGGATACTAGTTCACACAAAACCGGCCGAAGTTATTCAAACATACATACAAAATAAGTTGGATGGAGAGCCAAAAAAATGTTATTTAGGACCATTGCTAAATAG CAATCACTGGCAATTGTTTGTCATTTGTCCTGAAGATAatattattttttggttttgttcaTTAAACAGATCTCCTAAGAAAAATATTAAGGTCATATTGGAGGG AGCTCTAGAAGGTTATCATTTATTAAGAGGTATTAAGAAGAAGAAGCCTAATTGGAAGAATATTATG GGGCATCAACAAGATAACGGATGGGCATGTGGATATTATGTCAtgaaaaatatgtttgacattATTGATGCTTGTATTGTTGAAAGATTCAATGAG ATATTCACAGACACCTCATCATATGAAAAAGAGTCAATTGATCACATCCGACAACTTTGGGCTCAATTCTTTTTGCAAAAGGTTGAAGAGCAAGAGAACCAGGAAAAGAAAGATTTAATGACAAAACAGAAGCGATTAAAAAAAActtatatatag